The proteins below come from a single Tissierella sp. MB52-C2 genomic window:
- a CDS encoding hemolysin III family protein, translating to MTGEFPRERIGEIMKKENPVQLLSKKYTVKEEIANGITHGLGVLFGIVSLVVLLVLSIQKRETISIVAFSIYGSCLILMYLASTLYHSIPYERAKQILRVFDHSSIFLFIAGTYTPIALLTMTGALRIGILISVWSIAIIGVVFKIFTFGKFDKFKAVSLIMYIGMGWIAVFTIKPIIRMTSLGFFMWILGGGLLYTLGTIFYSIKKIPYHHAIWHLFVLAASVLHFVGIVLYLV from the coding sequence ATGACAGGGGAGTTTCCTCGAGAAAGGATAGGTGAAATTATGAAAAAAGAAAATCCAGTTCAACTTCTAAGTAAGAAATATACAGTGAAGGAGGAAATAGCCAACGGTATAACTCATGGGCTAGGGGTTTTATTTGGAATAGTATCTTTAGTCGTACTATTGGTGCTATCTATACAAAAAAGGGAAACTATTTCTATAGTTGCCTTTAGTATTTATGGCTCATGCTTGATTTTAATGTACCTAGCATCTACATTATATCATAGTATTCCTTATGAAAGAGCAAAGCAAATACTTCGTGTATTTGACCATTCATCTATATTTTTATTTATAGCTGGAACATATACGCCAATAGCGCTTCTTACTATGACAGGAGCATTAAGAATTGGAATACTGATTTCAGTGTGGTCCATAGCCATAATAGGAGTTGTATTTAAAATATTTACCTTTGGAAAATTTGATAAGTTCAAAGCAGTATCCTTAATTATGTATATAGGTATGGGATGGATAGCAGTATTTACAATAAAACCAATTATTAGAATGACTTCACTAGGTTTTTTCATGTGGATATTAGGTGGAGGATTGCTTTATACATTGGGAACCATATTCTATAGTATAAAAAAGATACCTTATCACCATGCGATATGGCACTTATTTGTATTAGCAGCATCTGTATTACATTTTGTAGGTATAGTACTATACTTAGTATAA
- a CDS encoding M23 family metallopeptidase, which produces MGSNKVIVFLANLYSQVIVPFELIYMIFTGRYDTVSEYILLVIYVLVIFFFHFSFCYWGYTSFYLRYVYSFFIIIGTFLIIYRIIFIQDIIFGQLSDLRNSFRRIIFIIIFTVININIILSKRKKKNCFDLTFPFENGKFLVIDGGDGKKSYFTNYHYYGWKRKNIKNYYSMQFAVDLIKLNKYGFQKCNLLSSSNKDYNIYGEKVYSPIAGQVIKVIENLEDNIPHGRLPNNTGNQIIIRSDNYYISLYHFKKDTIVVNLGQNLEIGDYLGEVGNSGYSIIPHLHIQVVYSEDSDYWLGESIPIIFNNIYPVKNYVIKS; this is translated from the coding sequence ATGGGATCTAATAAAGTAATTGTTTTTTTGGCTAACCTATATTCTCAGGTAATAGTACCATTTGAACTAATTTATATGATTTTCACTGGAAGGTATGACACAGTAAGTGAATATATTTTATTGGTTATATATGTATTAGTAATATTCTTTTTTCATTTTTCATTTTGCTATTGGGGATATACCAGTTTTTACTTGAGATATGTATATAGCTTTTTTATAATAATTGGTACTTTTTTAATTATCTATAGAATTATATTTATTCAAGATATTATATTTGGGCAATTAAGTGACTTGAGAAATAGTTTCAGAAGGATCATTTTTATTATAATTTTTACCGTAATAAATATTAATATTATTTTAAGTAAAAGGAAAAAGAAAAATTGTTTTGATTTAACTTTTCCTTTTGAAAATGGTAAGTTTTTAGTTATTGATGGTGGAGATGGTAAAAAATCATATTTCACTAATTACCATTATTATGGATGGAAAAGAAAAAATATAAAAAATTATTATTCTATGCAATTTGCTGTAGATCTGATTAAACTAAATAAATATGGTTTCCAAAAATGTAATCTACTATCATCTTCTAATAAGGATTACAATATTTATGGAGAAAAAGTATATAGTCCTATAGCAGGTCAGGTAATAAAGGTAATTGAAAATCTAGAGGATAATATCCCACATGGTAGATTACCTAATAATACTGGAAATCAAATTATTATTAGGAGTGACAATTATTATATATCTTTATATCATTTTAAAAAAGATACTATTGTAGTAAATCTTGGACAAAACCTAGAAATAGGTGATTATCTTGGAGAGGTGGGTAACTCAGGCTACTCAATAATACCCCATCTTCATATTCAAGTTGTATACTCTGAAGACAGTGATTATTGGTTAGGAGAAAGTATTCCAATAATATTTAATAATATATATCCTGTTAAGAATTATGTGATTAAATCTTAG
- a CDS encoding heavy metal translocating P-type ATPase: MKQIELELDGLNCAGCAGKIEKLSNELDGVETASLDFVSKKLKINVKEDEKAPIITEEIKRIVNKLEPHVKVIDKTEIDHHGHDHDHHHDHGDVGKKEIIKLIIGGLLFILPYLLKLEGTPRLMVYALSYVIVGYEVILIAVKNIMAGIPFDENFLMTIATIGAFIIGEYPEGVAVMLFYQVGEMFQGMAVNHSRKSISSLLDIRPDSANLEKDGETIVVNPNEVNIGDTVIVRPGEKVPLDGIIIEGESSLDTSNITGESVPRNVGVNDNVLSGTVNNHGLLKIRVTKKFGESTVSKILDLVENASSKKAPTEKFITKFARYYTPVVVFAALAIVIVPTVFMGGDLRQWAYTACVFLVISCPCALVISIPLGFFGGIGGSSKAGILIKGGNYLEALNDVDTIVFDKTGTITKGTFKVTEIISYGGYSKDEILELAAYGESHSNHPIGKSILDAYNKEINKEYIKSYKEIPGKGIEVFIDGEEVILGNKKIFDEKNIKVEKADSIGTVVYIGKNNKHIGTIIVSDELKDSVVEDIKKLKALGIKRTIMLSGDNESTAKKVGELVGLDKIYGNLLPQDKVSKFEDIVKDSNGRVAFVGDGVNDAPVLARADVGIAMGGLGSDAAIEASDIVIMTDEVGKIATGIKIARNTKKIVTQNIVLALGLKIIVLILGVIGMATMWEAVFADVGVSIIAILNSIRALKIEE, from the coding sequence ATGAAGCAGATCGAATTAGAATTAGATGGACTTAATTGTGCTGGTTGTGCGGGAAAAATAGAAAAACTTTCTAATGAACTAGATGGAGTCGAAACTGCTAGTTTAGATTTTGTATCTAAAAAATTAAAGATTAATGTAAAAGAAGATGAAAAAGCACCTATAATAACTGAAGAAATAAAGAGAATTGTAAATAAACTGGAACCTCATGTAAAGGTAATAGATAAAACAGAAATAGACCATCATGGTCACGACCACGATCACCACCATGATCATGGTGATGTAGGCAAAAAGGAAATTATTAAATTGATTATAGGTGGATTATTATTTATACTCCCTTATCTTTTAAAACTAGAGGGAACACCAAGACTAATGGTCTATGCTCTTTCTTATGTTATAGTAGGGTATGAAGTAATACTAATAGCAGTAAAGAATATAATGGCTGGGATACCTTTTGATGAAAACTTTTTAATGACTATAGCTACCATAGGAGCATTTATAATAGGGGAGTATCCAGAAGGGGTAGCAGTTATGTTATTTTATCAAGTAGGAGAAATGTTTCAAGGAATGGCAGTTAATCATTCAAGAAAATCCATATCTTCTCTATTAGATATACGTCCAGATTCAGCTAATTTAGAAAAAGATGGAGAAACTATAGTAGTAAACCCTAATGAAGTAAATATTGGCGATACTGTAATTGTAAGACCGGGAGAAAAAGTTCCATTAGATGGAATTATAATAGAAGGTGAATCTTCTTTAGATACTTCAAATATAACTGGTGAATCAGTTCCAAGAAATGTAGGAGTTAATGATAATGTTTTATCTGGAACTGTAAATAATCATGGATTATTAAAAATTAGAGTAACAAAGAAATTTGGAGAGTCTACTGTATCAAAGATACTTGATTTAGTAGAAAATGCCTCAAGTAAGAAGGCTCCAACAGAAAAATTCATTACTAAATTTGCTAGATATTATACTCCAGTAGTAGTATTTGCAGCATTGGCCATAGTCATAGTGCCAACTGTATTTATGGGTGGAGATTTAAGACAATGGGCTTATACTGCTTGTGTATTCTTAGTTATATCCTGCCCTTGTGCTTTAGTTATATCTATTCCATTAGGTTTCTTTGGCGGAATTGGTGGCTCATCTAAGGCTGGAATACTAATAAAGGGCGGAAACTATTTAGAAGCTTTAAATGACGTAGACACAATAGTATTTGATAAAACAGGGACTATTACTAAAGGTACATTTAAAGTAACAGAAATAATTTCTTATGGAGGATATTCAAAGGACGAAATACTAGAACTAGCTGCATATGGAGAGAGTCATTCAAATCATCCTATTGGTAAATCCATATTAGATGCATATAATAAAGAAATAAATAAGGAGTATATAAAATCATATAAAGAAATACCAGGTAAAGGAATAGAGGTATTTATAGATGGAGAAGAAGTTATACTAGGAAATAAAAAAATATTTGATGAAAAAAATATAAAGGTAGAAAAAGCCGATTCTATAGGTACTGTAGTATATATAGGAAAGAATAATAAGCATATAGGTACAATTATAGTATCTGATGAATTGAAAGATAGTGTAGTGGAAGATATTAAAAAATTAAAGGCTTTAGGAATTAAAAGAACTATTATGCTTTCAGGAGATAATGAAAGTACCGCTAAGAAGGTAGGAGAATTAGTGGGCTTAGATAAAATATATGGAAATCTTCTCCCACAAGATAAGGTTAGCAAATTCGAAGATATAGTTAAGGATAGTAATGGTAGAGTAGCCTTTGTAGGAGATGGAGTAAATGACGCACCAGTTCTTGCTAGAGCAGATGTAGGTATAGCTATGGGTGGTTTAGGCTCAGATGCTGCCATAGAAGCTTCTGACATAGTTATTATGACAGATGAAGTAGGAAAAATTGCTACAGGAATTAAAATCGCTAGAAATACTAAGAAAATAGTTACTCAAAATATTGTATTGGCATTAGGATTAAAAATTATAGTTCTAATATTAGGAGTCATAGGAATGGCTACTATGTGGGAAGCAGTGTTTGCAGATGTTGGAGTATCTATTATAGCCATATTAAATTCAATAAGAGCATTAAAAATAGAGGAATAA
- a CDS encoding tetratricopeptide repeat protein, producing the protein MSKITNNNKQYNYILLAENFYLNNDKEKAISFYGKALEFTEEIGEYTSILYNIAEIYDELDYMEKSLFTYEKITKINPGEAGAYYGMAMLYEKMNDFDKALEYYHKAIDMDPNYDRAYYYAANIFDEKGNKDKAIEYYNKVIELAPDDYISYNNIGSIYEELGQYNKALKFIEKSLELEPEYYKALFNKGVVLKALGDNKKALEYYYRVIDIYPEYPYSFLNISAIYIEEKRYEDTIDLLTDGINHNPDGHDLYYNRACCYSLLNDDRRAISDLRKAIVLLPSIIEYIRTDKDFVNLHDNKDFIKLINR; encoded by the coding sequence TTGAGTAAAATAACCAATAATAATAAACAATATAATTATATTTTATTGGCAGAAAATTTTTATTTGAATAATGATAAAGAAAAGGCAATTAGCTTTTACGGAAAAGCCTTAGAATTTACAGAAGAAATAGGAGAGTATACATCAATACTATATAATATAGCTGAGATATATGATGAATTGGATTATATGGAAAAATCACTATTTACTTATGAAAAGATAACAAAAATTAATCCAGGAGAAGCAGGAGCCTATTATGGTATGGCTATGCTATATGAGAAAATGAATGATTTTGACAAAGCTTTAGAATACTACCATAAGGCCATAGATATGGACCCTAATTATGATAGAGCATATTATTATGCTGCCAATATATTTGATGAAAAGGGTAATAAGGATAAAGCTATTGAGTATTATAATAAAGTAATTGAATTGGCACCTGATGACTATATAAGCTATAATAATATAGGATCTATATATGAGGAATTAGGGCAATATAATAAAGCATTAAAATTTATAGAGAAAAGTTTAGAGCTTGAACCCGAATATTATAAGGCATTATTTAATAAGGGAGTTGTTTTAAAGGCTTTAGGAGATAATAAAAAGGCCTTAGAATATTACTATAGGGTCATAGATATATATCCTGAATATCCATACTCATTTTTAAATATATCTGCTATTTATATAGAAGAAAAAAGATATGAAGATACAATAGATTTATTAACAGATGGTATAAATCATAACCCAGATGGCCATGACTTATATTATAATAGGGCTTGTTGCTATTCCTTATTAAATGATGATAGGAGAGCCATCAGTGATTTAAGAAAAGCTATAGTCTTATTGCCAAGTATAATAGAATATATAAGGACAGATAAAGATTTTGTAAATTTACATGATAATAAGGATTTTATAAAATTAATAAATAGATAA
- a CDS encoding response regulator transcription factor yields MIRVLIVDDQSLIREGLRMMLGIYDNIFVVDEAINGKEAMEILRNKEVDLILMDIRMPVMNGVEATKIIKENYPDIKILILTTFNEDEYIFEGLKNGADGYLLKDISSQELVRAIKTVYEGNVLLQPDVAKKMLESMKQNNTIQKNISKDIFKELTKKEYEIALLIGEGKSNKEISKTLYITEGTVKNHITKILDKLELRDRTQLALLIKRGKSYD; encoded by the coding sequence ATGATTAGAGTTTTAATTGTAGATGATCAAAGTCTAATACGAGAAGGACTTAGAATGATGCTTGGAATTTATGATAATATATTTGTAGTAGATGAAGCTATTAATGGAAAGGAAGCCATGGAAATACTAAGGAATAAGGAAGTAGACTTAATTTTAATGGATATACGAATGCCTGTGATGAATGGAGTAGAGGCAACAAAGATTATTAAAGAAAATTATCCAGATATAAAAATATTAATATTGACTACTTTCAATGAGGATGAATACATATTTGAAGGACTAAAAAATGGTGCAGATGGATATTTATTAAAGGATATATCTTCCCAAGAGTTGGTAAGAGCAATAAAAACAGTATATGAGGGAAATGTACTGCTACAACCAGATGTGGCTAAGAAAATGTTAGAGTCTATGAAGCAAAACAATACTATTCAGAAAAATATAAGTAAAGATATATTTAAAGAACTGACTAAAAAAGAATATGAAATAGCATTGCTTATTGGAGAAGGAAAATCTAACAAGGAAATTTCTAAAACTTTATACATAACAGAAGGAACAGTCAAAAATCATATAACAAAAATATTAGATAAATTAGAGTTAAGAGATAGAACTCAATTGGCATTACTTATTAAGAGAGGAAAAAGCTATGATTAA
- the map gene encoding type I methionyl aminopeptidase: MIILKTQEQIENMKKAGEILANLHKEIAKIIKPGISTMEIDKFVEKYLEERGAYPEQKGYHGYPYATCASINDEICHGYPRVEPLKDGDIVTIDMVVNLNGWLADSAWSYAVGNISDEARTLLDITKESLYKGIEKAVVGNRLGDIGHAIQSFVESHGYSVVRDFVGHGIGKKMHEDPQVPHYGIPGRGQRLVEGMVITIEPMINVGTYHMKIDDNEWTARTVDGKLSAQYEHTLAITKDGPVILTDQGE; encoded by the coding sequence ATGATTATATTAAAGACTCAAGAACAAATAGAAAATATGAAAAAAGCAGGAGAGATATTAGCAAACCTACATAAGGAAATAGCTAAGATTATAAAGCCTGGAATATCTACTATGGAAATAGATAAATTTGTGGAAAAATACTTAGAGGAACGTGGAGCATATCCAGAACAAAAAGGATATCACGGCTATCCATATGCGACTTGTGCATCTATAAATGATGAAATATGCCATGGGTATCCTAGAGTAGAGCCATTGAAGGATGGAGATATAGTAACTATTGATATGGTAGTCAACTTAAATGGATGGCTTGCAGATTCTGCTTGGTCCTATGCTGTAGGCAATATATCTGATGAAGCAAGAACATTATTAGATATAACAAAGGAGTCCTTATATAAAGGAATCGAAAAAGCAGTAGTCGGAAATAGATTAGGAGATATTGGTCATGCTATACAATCCTTTGTAGAATCCCATGGTTATTCTGTAGTTAGAGATTTTGTAGGTCATGGAATAGGAAAGAAGATGCATGAAGATCCTCAAGTACCTCATTATGGAATTCCAGGCAGAGGACAACGATTGGTAGAAGGTATGGTTATAACCATAGAACCAATGATAAATGTGGGAACATATCATATGAAAATAGATGATAATGAATGGACAGCAAGAACAGTAGATGGTAAACTATCAGCCCAGTATGAACATACTCTAGCCATTACCAAAGATGGGCCAGTAATTTTAACAGATCAGGGGGAGTAA